A stretch of the Alosa alosa isolate M-15738 ecotype Scorff River chromosome 16, AALO_Geno_1.1, whole genome shotgun sequence genome encodes the following:
- the atf5b gene encoding uncharacterized protein atf5b isoform X2 gives MAYSEYSTDWMTEKEELCSFSPSSESSPGSSQPASPPEHDVQVPSDLHIMTSLLQEELSQFEDYFLSDFSPAKVEKWQKSHKGVQGMDSTLCYEFPYASHSPSQSETNPLLVSLGELDQVGFCGGPMGRPKMLRPTAFNNGPPHYSGRRVAPNAFREGMDSQKQTWTLQKETWTSKESYSGFDSMVLDHSSVDRTFGKNAGGVKKVKECAILLKEEENYCFRGDVFCSVEMAPGYCVSGPLNGHSKKESHLMHGMKNVGWQDRMDIPFLQCNGNGRNLEFSEPEAAEEYFYQHGVGAAEPCPGFMDPLDASVKGVVSEPQLQNHRPYHECLGEGFECVLGGDSVVSAMHRPVQRPKDKLCALKGELRAVPMEGQPGERKQKKRDQNKTAAHRYRQRKRAELDSLEAELQGLEGQNRALRDKAESVEREIQYVKDLLIEVYKARSQRIKDDISA, from the exons ATGGCGTACA GTGAATATTCCACAGACTGGATGACCGAAAAAGAAGAATTATGCTCATTTTCCCCTTCGTCTGAATCGTCTCCTGGCTCCTCACAACCTGCCTCTCCCCCAGAACATGACGTTCAGGTGCCCTCTGATTTGCACATCATGACGTCACTCTTGCAAGAGGAACTTTCTCAGTTTGAGGATTATTTCCTCTCAGACTTCAGCCCGGCCAAAGTGGAGAAATGGCAAAAGAGCCACAAAGGTGTACAAGGAATGGATTCAACCTTGTGCTACGAATTTCCATATGCTTCGCACAGCCCAAGCCAATCAGAAACGAACCCGCTGCTAGTTAGCCTGGGGGAACTCGATCAAGTGGGTTTCTGTGGAGGTCCAATGGGAAGACCCAAAATGTTGCGACCCACGGCATTCAACAATGGTCCTCCACACTACAGCGGCCGAAGGGTTGCGCCCAATGCATTCAGGGAAGGCATGGACTCACAGAAGCAGACATGGACTTTACAGAAAGAAACGTGGACTTCCAAAGAGAGCTACTCAGGGTTCGATAGCATGGTGCTTGACCACAGCTCTGTGGACAGAACTTTCGGGAAGAACGCAGGAGGTGTTAAGAAGGTCAAAGAATGTGCCATATTGTTGAAGGAAGAAGAAAACTATTGTTTCCGGGGCGATGTTTTTTGTAGTGTCGAGATGGCCCCGGGTTATTGTGTGAGTGGACCCTTGAATGGCCACTCAAAGAAGGAAAGCCATCTGATGCATGGGATGAAGAACGTTGGTTGGCAGGATAGGATGGATATTCCGTTTTTGCAGTGCAACGGTAATGGGAGGAACCTGGAGTTCTCCGAGCCAGAGGCCGCTGAGGAGTACTTCTACCAGCACGGCGTCGGCGCAGCAGAACCCTGCCCGGGCTTCATGGACCCCCTGGACGCCTCAGTGAAAGGGGTGGTCTCGGAGCCCCAGCTGCAGAACCACCGGCCCTACCACGAATGCCTTGGAGAAGGTTTCGAATGTGTCTTAGGAGGGGACAGCGTGGTGTCGGCCATGCACAGGCCAGTGCAAAGACCAAAGGACAAGCTCTGTGCACTGAAAGGAGAACTGAGAGCTGTCCCCATGGAGGGCCAACCTGGAGAGCGGAAGCAGAAGAAACGAGACCAGAACAAAACTGCTGCTCACAG GTATCGTCAGCGTAAGAGGGCGGAGCTGGACTCTCTGGAGGCGGAGCTTCAGGGACTAGAGGGACAGAACCGGGCACTCCGCGACAAGGCGGAGTCGGTAGAGCGAGAGATTCAGTATGTCAAAGATCTTCTCATCGAGGTCTACAAGGCGCGCAGCCAGCGCATTAAAGATGATATCAGTGCCTAA
- the atf5b gene encoding uncharacterized protein atf5b isoform X1, which produces MAYSEYSTDWMTEKEELCSFSPSSESSPGSSQPASPPEHDVQVPSDLHIMTSLLQEELSQFEDYFLSDFSPAKVEKWQKSHKGVQGMDSTLCYEFPYASHSPSQSETNPLLVSLGELDQVGFCGGPMGRPKMLRPTAFNNGPPHYSGRRVAPNAFREGMDSQKQTWTLQKETWTSKESYSGFDSMVLDHSSVDRTFGKNAGGVKKVKECAILLKEEENYCFRGDVFCSVEMAPGYCVSGPLNGHSKKESHLMHGMKNVGWQDRMDIPFLQCNGNGRNLEFSEPEAAEEYFYQHGVGAAEPCPGFMDPLDASVKGVVSEPQLQNHRPYHECLGEGFECVLGGDSVVSAMHRPVQRPKDKLCALKGELRAVPMEGQPGERKQKKRDQNKTAAHRCNSCYVNLKNHMMVQNGRYRQRKRAELDSLEAELQGLEGQNRALRDKAESVEREIQYVKDLLIEVYKARSQRIKDDISA; this is translated from the exons ATGGCGTACA GTGAATATTCCACAGACTGGATGACCGAAAAAGAAGAATTATGCTCATTTTCCCCTTCGTCTGAATCGTCTCCTGGCTCCTCACAACCTGCCTCTCCCCCAGAACATGACGTTCAGGTGCCCTCTGATTTGCACATCATGACGTCACTCTTGCAAGAGGAACTTTCTCAGTTTGAGGATTATTTCCTCTCAGACTTCAGCCCGGCCAAAGTGGAGAAATGGCAAAAGAGCCACAAAGGTGTACAAGGAATGGATTCAACCTTGTGCTACGAATTTCCATATGCTTCGCACAGCCCAAGCCAATCAGAAACGAACCCGCTGCTAGTTAGCCTGGGGGAACTCGATCAAGTGGGTTTCTGTGGAGGTCCAATGGGAAGACCCAAAATGTTGCGACCCACGGCATTCAACAATGGTCCTCCACACTACAGCGGCCGAAGGGTTGCGCCCAATGCATTCAGGGAAGGCATGGACTCACAGAAGCAGACATGGACTTTACAGAAAGAAACGTGGACTTCCAAAGAGAGCTACTCAGGGTTCGATAGCATGGTGCTTGACCACAGCTCTGTGGACAGAACTTTCGGGAAGAACGCAGGAGGTGTTAAGAAGGTCAAAGAATGTGCCATATTGTTGAAGGAAGAAGAAAACTATTGTTTCCGGGGCGATGTTTTTTGTAGTGTCGAGATGGCCCCGGGTTATTGTGTGAGTGGACCCTTGAATGGCCACTCAAAGAAGGAAAGCCATCTGATGCATGGGATGAAGAACGTTGGTTGGCAGGATAGGATGGATATTCCGTTTTTGCAGTGCAACGGTAATGGGAGGAACCTGGAGTTCTCCGAGCCAGAGGCCGCTGAGGAGTACTTCTACCAGCACGGCGTCGGCGCAGCAGAACCCTGCCCGGGCTTCATGGACCCCCTGGACGCCTCAGTGAAAGGGGTGGTCTCGGAGCCCCAGCTGCAGAACCACCGGCCCTACCACGAATGCCTTGGAGAAGGTTTCGAATGTGTCTTAGGAGGGGACAGCGTGGTGTCGGCCATGCACAGGCCAGTGCAAAGACCAAAGGACAAGCTCTGTGCACTGAAAGGAGAACTGAGAGCTGTCCCCATGGAGGGCCAACCTGGAGAGCGGAAGCAGAAGAAACGAGACCAGAACAAAACTGCTGCTCACAG ATGCAATAGTTGTTATGTAAACTTGAAAAACCATATGATGGTTCAAAATGGCAGGTATCGTCAGCGTAAGAGGGCGGAGCTGGACTCTCTGGAGGCGGAGCTTCAGGGACTAGAGGGACAGAACCGGGCACTCCGCGACAAGGCGGAGTCGGTAGAGCGAGAGATTCAGTATGTCAAAGATCTTCTCATCGAGGTCTACAAGGCGCGCAGCCAGCGCATTAAAGATGATATCAGTGCCTAA